TGCTCAGTGATTGCCTGCACAACCGTTGGGTGACAATGGCCGATGTTTGCAACCCCAATGCCTGAACCACAATCAAGATAGGCTTGGCCTTGATCGTCGTAGAGGGTTGCGCCACTGCCTCTCACCAAAGTAATCGGACGCTTGGCGTAGACTCCAGCGCTATGAGCAGCTTCTAAATCTGCAAATGCTTGTTGTTCAGTCATGGTTTGGTTCCTAGCAAATCAGCCGCTTATTCGATGATCGTTCCATGGCCCGCAAGGGCATCGCTAATTGGTTGGTCACGGCGGCCATCGCCAATGATGACGCGGCGCACACCACCTTCGAGCGCAGTTTGCGCCCCTAGCAATTTTTTCTTCATGCGGCCTTGCGCTAGTTTTTCGGTCGCTTGGGCTAATTCGGTGCGTGGTAAGCGACCAATCAAACTGCTTTCGTCGGGAAAGTTGCGATACAAGCCGCTGACATTGGTCAATAGCAAGAGTGTTTCGGCTTCTAGAGCTACAGCTACACTGGCCGCACCGCGATCCCCATCAATATTTAATGGTTCGCCCACGTTGCTTACCGCCAATGGAGCAATGACTGGTAGATAGCCTGCGCTCAGCAAGGTTTGCAACAAACCCTGATTAACCTGATCGATGCTGCCAGTCCAATCATCGCGAATCACTCGCACCCGACCGTTTTCAACCGCCCGAACATTGGTTTTGCGCGTACCTTGCAATAAGCCGCCGTCGATGCCCGATAAGCCTAAGGCGTTGACTCCCAAACCGCGCAAACGCTCAACAAATTGGCGATTAAGCAAGGCTGTCGCCATCATAAAAATTTCGAGCGTGCGCCGATCGGTTTGGCGGCTGGTGTGGCCTGATGGCGAGGTAATGAAGCGCGGCGGATGTCCAAGTTGCTCGCCAAGCGTGTTCGC
The DNA window shown above is from Chloroflexota bacterium and carries:
- a CDS encoding [LysW]-aminoadipate kinase, whose product is MLVIKIGGAAGIDYSNLCADIARLAAQGQPIVLFHGGSDGANTLGEQLGHPPRFITSPSGHTSRQTDRRTLEIFMMATALLNRQFVERLRGLGVNALGLSGIDGGLLQGTRKTNVRAVENGRVRVIRDDWTGSIDQVNQGLLQTLLSAGYLPVIAPLAVSNVGEPLNIDGDRGAASVAVALEAETLLLLTNVSGLYRNFPDESSLIGRLPRTELAQATEKLAQGRMKKKLLGAQTALEGGVRRVIIGDGRRDQPISDALAGHGTIIE